TTCTGCGCTTGATCTTGATTATTATTGTTTTCTTGATCGTTTGAGCAAGCACCTAGTACAAAAGCACAAGCACCAACAGCGAATAATTTCTTCCATTTCATATAAAATTCTCCTTTCTTATGTTATTATAAAAATATAACCAACCTGCCCACCAATCTGGTGGGTTTTTTTATATGTACCGACTCATTTCATAAGGTACGTTATTCTCCATTAAATAAAATTTCTTCGTTTTATCTTCTTCAATATCTATATTGTACATTAATAATTTTGTTGCAAACTCGTGGGCTTGTCGCTCATATTTTTCTTTAACATGATATCCTTGCGTATACAAGCAGGTCAGGCTGCTATGATAAAGAGCGTGGCATAATTCATGTGCAACAATAAATTTATAAAGGCGTTCATCTTGATTGCTGTTTACTATGATGATTTTCTGGCCGTAGACTTTCCAGTAACAGCCGTTGACTGAATCGAGTGGGGCGTAAAGTATTTCGATCCCGAAGTGTTCAGCAATTTCAAAAGGGTCATTCGTCTTGTACCGTTTGACTAGCGACCTAACCTTTTCAATGATCACTAACGATCAATTCCCTTTTTATCCAGTAATGCCCCAACTACTTTTGAAATAGTGTATAAATCGTCTTCTGAAATTTCTCTTCCACCATAGGTCATGCTTTCTTCCTTTAGCAAATCTTTTAAATCTTTACTTCTAGGCGTTTTATTATTGGTATAGCCTAATAGGTAATCAATCGATACATTAAAGAAATTAGCTAAATCCAACAGCTTTTCTGTCGGTATGACTCTTTTTCCGCTTTCCCATTGGCCAACATAGCTTTGAGAAACGTCCATTTTTTCAGCTAATTCTCTTTGTGACATTTTCTTTTCATTTCTCAATTGCGCTAGTCTTATCCCTGCTGTATTCATTAGTTCCTCCTAAAATCTATTGTCAATTATCCATATTTCTTAGAAGTATTTCTATTATTTCAGCAATTAGTTCTAAATTTTCATTTGGTATCTGTTTGCCATTATAAGTTACATTATCCTCTTTTAATAATAACTTTAAATCACAAGAATTAGGATGTTTCTTTCCTACTAAATCATCAACGCTCACATTAAATATTTCAGCTATTCTACTTAGCACATAAGGGTCCGGGGAACGCGTTTCGTTTTCATATCCCGATATAGAAACATGAGTTACATTTAGTAGATTCCCTAGATCTCTTTGACTCATTTTCCTTGATTCTCTTAACGTTCTTAATCAATTACCAAATCCCATAGTATTTCCTCCGATGATTTAATAAAATAGCTATTCACTAAGTAAGGCTTTAATTAATTTTGAAATCATTCTTAAATTATCTTCAGAAATTTCATTTCCTTCATAAGTTAAGTCCTCTGATCGCAGAATATTTTTTAAATCGTTTTTTTATATCCACTATATCCGAGCAGAGTATCAATGGAAATATTAAAATAATTTGCGAGTGCCTCTAGCATCTTTAGACTGGGTTCTGTTCTTCCTCGTTCCCAGCTCCCTATCGTTTTAGGAGAAACATTTAAATGTTTTCCTAAGTCAGCTTGAGTTAATTTTTTCTTTCTTCTATAAAAGGTTAAATTATCACTGAACATAAACAATTAATTCCTTCTTGTTTAGAGACTTATTATTTACGATTATCTTACACCACCGTCATAACTGCTTGGTATATGACGTTACAGATTCCTGCCAAGATGATAATTATGATGGGATTGACTTTGTAACGGATAAGAATCCCTAGGGCAAGGCCGAAGATGGCTACTGCTACCAAATTAATAGTTGCTAATTGTATAGGGGCTTCCCCCCAAAAGGCAGAGATCATTATTAACAGGCCGGCTGCGGCAATCATAGCAACTACGGCAGGGCGTAAGGCCACTAGCACGTTTTGTAAGAGGCTTAGGTTACGGTATTTGAAATAGAGGCGGGCGATAATACTTACGATAATAATGGATGGTAAAACCGAACCCAGAGTGGCCACAATAGCTCCCAAGGGACCAGCCAGTTTGGTGCCTACAAAGGTTGCGGAGTTGATAGCGATTGGCCCAGGTGTCATCTGGGAGATAGTAATCAGGTCGGTAAATTCTTGCATGGAAAGCCAAGCGTAATTCTCAACGATCTCTTCTTGGATCAAGGGGAGGGCAGCATAACCGCCTCCGAAGCTGAAGGCTCCAACTTTTAAAAAGGAAATCAATAATTGTAAATAAATCATGGTTAGCGTCCTTTCCTGCTTTGTAGCCAACTATAAACCAGTCCTAAGCCGATACAACTTAAAATAATATAGATGATATTAACAGAGAAGAAGTAATTAGCAATAAAGGCAGCTAGCATAATAATGACCAGGATGGGTTGCTTACGACGCCAAACATCAGCGACCATATCTAAGACGACGCCGGCGATAACGGCAGCGACGCCAGCTTGCATGCCCTCTAAGAGAGCTTTGACCCAGAAATTTTGGATAAATTGTTGGTAAAAGAGGGCAATTACCGAAATGATCAGCATGGGAGGTAAGATGGTACCTAAGACAGATACTAGGATGCCAACAAATCCAGCTAATTTGTAACCGATAACGATAGCTCCATTCACTGCGATTGCCCCGGGAGAAGATTGAGCGATCGCTACCAAATCAAGCATCTCGTCCTCTTCAATCCAGCCATAGTCGTCAACAAAGGTCTTTTTCATCAGGGTAATAATGACGTATCCCCCGCCAAAGGTAAAGGCAGAGAGGTAGAAAGTCGACCAAAAGAGTTTGACCAGCATCTGGCGCTTACTTTTTGAGTCTTTAAGCATTTTTTCGTACATGAAACAGACTCCTTCTTTAATAGTTATCTCTAGTTTACTTTTATATGGTTGATTAAGCAAAGAAATAAGCAAAGGGTTCTAGATATCATTGGTTTTTAGCTATCAATTATTATACAATGGTATATATACAATAAAGATTTAGAAAGGCTGGGAGAAAATGGCAAAATTTAATCCAGGAACTTACCATGAAGAAGCTCAAGGCTTTCTAGATATGGTAGAAGTCGATGTTAAAGTCAGTGAAGATAAAATTGAAGATATCCAAGTATCCGAAGCAGATTCAGCCAATGTGGGGAGTTTAGCTATTAAACACTTGGTCAAACAAATGTTAGACCAACAGACTGCTGATGTGGATGTCCTCTCAGGGGCAACGCATTCTTCTGAGGGCCTTATCAATGCAGTAAAAGAGGCCTTGAGAATAGCAGCAGGACAACCTGAACCGGATGAATTTACCCCAGGAACCTACTATGGTGAAGGGGACGGTTACAAGGGTAAAGTGAGTTTAGCTGTGACGGTCGATGAGAATGAAATTACCGATATCAAATACCGGGGCATTGAAACACCAGAACTTGGTGGACAAGCTTCAGAGAAATTAATCCAACAAATTAAAGAAGATGGCTCAAAACGTGAGTTTGATGTGGTTTCAGGGGCAACCTATACCACAATGGGGATGCAATACGCCTTAGATCGTGCTTTAGCCTATGCTAGAGGGGATGAAGATCCTGATGCAGAACCTTACTCCTTCCAAACCGATACCCGGGTCGATTTTGGGACGGGTTGGTTAACTTTAGATGAAGTCCAAGCGATTTTAGATAATTTGGAAGTCGAGATTTCTTTTGTTGATAAGCAAAACCGCTTCCTCTACTACAATAAGCGCCGCCACCAAGAAGATGCAGGGACCCCAAGATCACCGGTGACCTTAGGAGGAAATGTATCCGACTGCCACCCACCACAAATTCGGACCAAGGTTGAAGGAATTATGGATGACCTCCACCACGGTCGTCGTCGCAGTGAGAGTATGTGGTATACCAAGGGCAATGGCAATAAGGTCTACCTCCATTACCGTCCTATCTATGATCAAAAGGGCCGCTATCTAGGCGTTTTAGAGACTGTTCAAAACGGCAAACCCTTTATTGATACCGCAGAATCCTCTTGGGACCGGACCTTACACGATCCACATGTGCCTAATCCCTTCTTGGGTGAAACAGCTGAGGATGTTAATCAATGGTATCAAGAACGCTATGAAGCTGGAATCGATGACGAACTGCAACATGCGATTGAGAAACCTTATATTGAAGCCAGCGAAGGTGGGCCAAGACCAGATACTGTTTCTAAGGCGACTTCAAAGGCTAAAGATAAAGAAGAGACTGAAAGCAAGGATGCAGTTTCGGGTGCTTCTCAACACGAGCACAAGATGCCAAATCCAATGCCTAAAGAAGAAATTGAACGCGGTCGGGATACGGTTTCTGGACCAACCGCACCGCATTAGAAAACTCTCGATTTAAAATCATCCACTAAAAAACCTCAAGCCAGGCTGTAATTTGCCTGTAGTGACCCCCAAAAGTTGGACTAAGAATTCAACTTTTGGGGGTTATTTTTATGTCTAAATATTCATTAGAATTTAAACTGAATTTAGTAGGAGACTATATTGCGAAAAAAGGAAGTTATCGAACCTTAGCTAATAAAGCAGGAATAGATCCTTCTATTTTACGAAGGTGGGTTAATAACTATTATGAATTTGGTGTAGATGGTTTAAAGAAAAGGCGGACTCAACAGGTTTATACTGTTGAATTCAAATTAAATGCGATAGAATTGTATGAAAGTACGGAAATGAGTTATCGCGAATTGGCCAATTCATTAAACATGAATAATCCAAGTCTAATCGCTAATTGGCGAAGAGCTTATCATGAAAGAGGACTTGATGGCCTTTCCGCGAGGAAAGGAAGGCCACCTAAAGTGTCTAAAAAGAAATCACAAATCAATCAAATAAAGGATAGCAGCGAAACCAATCAGTTAAGTGAAGCAAAAATAAAGGAACTTGAACAACGGATTACGGATTTAGAAATTGAGAACAAATTTTTAAAAGGATTGAGGAGACGTGTGGCTCAAAGAGTCAAGCGAGAAAAGAAGAAATAGTGACCGAAATCACACGTCTCCATGATGAAAAATATGCTTTAAAAGATATTCTTAGCGTTTTAAAGTTTCCTAAATCGACCTACTTTTATTGGAAAAATAAAGATGAGGAAATTGATAAGGATGCCGATTTAAAAGAGGAAATGAAAGACATCAGAGAAACCCATAAGGATTATGGTTATCGAAGAATGCGAGCTGAACTGCTTTCCCGTGGTTATAAGGTCAGTAAAAACAAAGTTCAACGCCTAATGAAAATTATGGGGATACAGGTCACTAGCTATACTAGAAAGACAAGAAAATATAATTCCTACAAAGGAACGATTGGAGAGATAGCGCCAAATCGTATCAACCGGCGGTTTGATTCGACCATTCCTTATCAAAAAATAACAACAGACACAACAGAATTTAAATACTACTATGCCGATGATTCTGGGAATTATCAAACTGGAAAACTCTATTTAGATCCTTACATGGATCTATTTAATCGAGAAATTATTTCTTTTAAGATAACACATCAGCCTAATGGACAAAGCATGTTGGAGGGGCTACAAGCTGCCATTGAAGCAAGTAAATTATGTCCATACAGAAGAACCTTTCATTCTGATCAGGGCTGGGCCTATCAAATGAAAAGTTACACCCGGCTCTTGAAGGATCACCGAATTTTTCAAAGTATGTCTCGTAAAGGAAATTGCTTAGATAATTCGCCAATGGAGAATTTCTTTAGTCTACTAAAACAAGAAGTCTACTATGGTCGGACTTATCATTCCTTTGAAGAATTAGCACAAGCGATTGAAGATTTTATAATCTATTACAATGGTGAAAGAATCAAAGAAAAATTAGATTTTAGGAGTCCTATAGAATTTCGTCTTCATCACGCTTCTTTCGCCGCTTAATGATTACACATAAACTTTAAACTTATCAAGAGCCGCTACGCTCTTCCTCTTGACAAGTTTAAATTTCTGAGTAAATGTGTCGGCAAGAAATAAGCAAGAACTGTAAGCAACAAAAAAGAGCTGGCCAAAGGCCAACTCACTATATATAAAGTCCAACTTATTGGGGTCACCATAGCCAAGGCTTGAGGTTTTTCTTATAGGATGTTTTCATAGAAAAAGTCTTGTAAGTCTAGTTTGATTAAGCGGTAAGACCAGCGAGGAATATAGAATTGGAATTGCCTAATTAATTGTCCCTGGGGATTGTATTCTCCGAGGATATTAGACATCCCGCTTGTCGTAATATAGTTCCCCTTATAGACTTGGGCTGAGGAAACGATGGAGGAATAGGGAACAGGGAAAGACTGAACGAGGTCATAGCTCCCGTCCACTTCATTGACCCGGAAATTATAGAAGTAAGAATAAGCATCGGGTTCTTCCGGATCAAATTCTTGGCTCATTGTTTGTGGCAGATTAATGATTAAATCATCTCGGGTATCGAGACGCCAGTAGTTGTTATCGAAGAGGGTTAAGTTATATAATCCATCATCAATAGCATTTGATTGGAAACGGACACTGTGTTGGCCGCCAGTGGGTTTAAAGTCACTGTCAGGGTTGAGGAGGTAATACTCATAGCCAGTGCCTTCCCAAACCGCTTCAGGGCCAATAATATAGTCCACTTGGACCTGGTCAAAAATGTTAGATAGTTTGATTATTGAAGAAGTTTCTCTAGAAGAAAGGATTAATTCATCACGATTGAGCACATCGATAGCGTTAATATGGATCCAGTCTAAATTGGACAAGTTACCTTCTTCGTCAAAGAGGGTGAGGTTGTCATCGCTATAATCAATATCTTGCAATCCCTGGTCAGGGTAGTCGGTCAAGTAATTCTCAATTTCTGTTTCCGCCCGATTGTGATGGGTTGCCATGACTGGTTCAAAGTAGTTAGGAAAAATCTCTTTTAAATCGATCAATTCCTGGCTTTCACCGGTTCGAAGATCGAGGTAACTAATAGTATCCTCAATGGTATCCGCGTGAACATTAGAGGTCAGTAAGAAGGCTCCATCTTTTTTTTCGTTAACGATGAAGTCATGATGAACAGAAAGCTCAGGCAGTTCATAAATCCTTACTGGTTGGCCCAGGCCATTGAGAACGGCCATTTTGTTATTACTTACCTTAATTAAGAGATGCTTTTTATCCAGAAATTGATAGTTTTCTAAACGGCCTCCGTCAGAAACCAATTCAGAGCGTATGAGACCATTATTGTCATAAAGATAGGAAAACTTGGCGTTATCCTGGTCACTTCCCATACTGGCATAGAAACCATCAGTTAGTTCTTCCCCAGAATCATAGAGGACTTCCATTTTGGATTGATAGTCACTCGCTTGGATCTCAGGGGCACTGATGTCAAATTGATAATCTGTTAACTTAGTTTCTTCCTCATCATAGAGGCTGATGGTTAGCTGGTTGTCTTCTCCTGGAACTAAACCAATCATGGTAAATTCATAAGCACTTGGATCCTGGCTGTAATTGACTGGTTCAAAGGTGAGCGTATCGCTAGTCTCAGACTGAATGGTATAAGTCACCTTGTCAATGTCTTGATCAGGGTCAGGTAGATAGCTATAGATGGATTGGGTAAAGGTGCCAAAAGGATTCATAATGAAGAGCCCATCGTCATAAGATTTGTGTTTGTCTTGCAAGGTCTTAATCTGGTCAGTAATGGTCGCTTGTACCCCTTCATCATAATAGGAAAGCTCTAAATCTTGAACTTGGTCATTTAAAGATAAAATCTCTCGCCCCGAGAAGACTTGGTCATTGACTGGCTGGTAGATTTCCTTGTAATCACTGATTGACTGGCTTTGCTGGTCAAGCTGATGGCAGCCGGCTAACAGACAAAGTGCCAGTAAAATTATAAACTTAATGATAATTCTCCCCTTTAAATACAAAATTTTAGTCCAAATGCATATTTTATCATAAAAGTTTTATTTTATGCAGGTATAAAGCCAATAAATAAACAGGGGTTTGCTATAATGGTTTTATATTTACTGTTTAAATGAAAGATTTAAGAGAGCACGTTTACTTGAAGAAGGGGAGACGTCATGAAGAAGAAATTGTTGATTGGTGGATCAGCCTTTGCCGCCTTAGCGATAGGCTTGCGATACATCTATAAACATTTAGACCAAGGCCAAGCCCCTCAAGTCAGTGATTTGATTATTGTGGCGGAGGGGCCTGCTGTCGAACGGGCTGAAAAGGCCGTCCAATTACTGAAGGCTGCTTATAGTCGCGCTGAAAAAAATATAGTTTCTCCCCGCTATACTGATGTGGGCGAAGATTTATTTGCTGGTTACCAGCAATTGGGGGCTGAGAGGGAGAACTTAATCGAAGAAAACCAGGCCACTTCCACCTGGACCAACGCGACTACTTCACTAGATCTTATGGATGATCTGGGTTATCATTCTGCGATTGTTGTCACTAGTGATTACCACATGCGACGTACCCGTCTGGCCTTCCAGCGAGCAAACCGAGATTACGGCTTTCAGCTCACTTATGTCAGTGCCTACTACCAAGGCCAACCTTATCCAAAACACCCTTATACCCAAAAAATGGCCCTACAAGAGCTCTATAAATATATTGGTTATTGCTTGCATTTATATCATTGGATTGATTTGTAAAGAAAAAGGCAGGACTTCCTAAATAGAGGAGGTCCTGCCTTTTTGCTATCTAATTGCTATTTAGCATGGGCTAATACTTGCGCCTTTTCTTTGGCTTGGCGTTTGCTTTCTTCGCGTTGTACCTGTTTTAAGCTCTTGTAAGGACGGCGTTGTTCGAAAAATCTTAACATAATGATTTTCTTCCTTTCTCTTTTTGGATTTTTACCTTTTGACTTGGCCAATCATTGGCTTTATGTAAATTTTACGTAAACTATTCTATCCTATTGTAAATTTAATGTAAAGCTAATTCTGATTAATTTTACATTTAATTAACATTTACTAGGGATTTCTTAATCATTCCTTATAAATTTACTTATTAGTTAATATTTGTAAAAAGACTCATTTTTATTTACCGAAAAAATACCTATTATTTACAAACTTTACTCAAAAGCGGCGCTAGAATTTACATTGCTTGGCTAAAATGAACAATGTACTTTAATGGAAAGGAGAATTCACGTGAAGTTTTTGCATCTGTCAGATACCCATTACTTGGACAATTACCAGGGCGAATTTGAAGTATTTGGTATCGACTATGAACCCCATGAGAAACTTTTCCATGCTCTAGAAACGTTTGATTTTAATAGCGTGGACTTTGTGGTGAACACAGGTGACTTGATTCATGATGGCGGTGTCGAAGATTACCAAGCTTTAGACCGAATTTTAAGGTCTTATATGCCAGAAGATATGCCTTTGTACTATGTCTTAGGTAACCATGACAATAAGGCAGCCTTTTACCAAGCCCTGTACGGCAAGGAAGCTGATGAAGGATTGAACTATGTGGTTGATTTTCAAGGCTATCGCTTAATTATCATAGATACTGCCGAACAGAGTCGTCACCACGGTATCATTTCAAAAGAATTAGAAGCTTGGGTGGCTGATCAATTAGCAACGCCTAGTGAAAAGGGTACCTTACTTTTCCACCACCATCCTCTACTTATTGGCTGGGAACCAGGAGTGATCGAAACTGAGATTAGTGACAGCTATCTGGATCTATTAGAACAGTCCGATGTACGGGGGATTTTTACTGGTCACCTTCATGAAAACCGCCATGCTATGGTTAGAAATATCCCGCAACACACGGCGGCTTCATTAGCTTTTGGTTTAGAACAAGTTGGAGATGTGGCTTTCTTTACTGATCAATTGGGTTATTCCGTGGTTGAAGTGAATGACGAAACCATTGATGTCTTTACGAAGACAACCAATC
This genomic window from Aerococcus sp. Group 1 contains:
- a CDS encoding ImmA/IrrE family metallo-endopeptidase, producing MIIEKVRSLVKRYKTNDPFEIAEHFGIEILYAPLDSVNGCYWKVYGQKIIIVNSNQDERLYKFIVAHELCHALYHSSLTCLYTQGYHVKEKYERQAHEFATKLLMYNIDIEEDKTKKFYLMENNVPYEMSRYI
- a CDS encoding helix-turn-helix domain-containing protein, with amino-acid sequence MNTAGIRLAQLRNEKKMSQRELAEKMDVSQSYVGQWESGKRVIPTEKLLDLANFFNVSIDYLLGYTNNKTPRSKDLKDLLKEESMTYGGREISEDDLYTISKVVGALLDKKGIDR
- a CDS encoding FMN-binding protein, which codes for MAKFNPGTYHEEAQGFLDMVEVDVKVSEDKIEDIQVSEADSANVGSLAIKHLVKQMLDQQTADVDVLSGATHSSEGLINAVKEALRIAAGQPEPDEFTPGTYYGEGDGYKGKVSLAVTVDENEITDIKYRGIETPELGGQASEKLIQQIKEDGSKREFDVVSGATYTTMGMQYALDRALAYARGDEDPDAEPYSFQTDTRVDFGTGWLTLDEVQAILDNLEVEISFVDKQNRFLYYNKRRHQEDAGTPRSPVTLGGNVSDCHPPQIRTKVEGIMDDLHHGRRRSESMWYTKGNGNKVYLHYRPIYDQKGRYLGVLETVQNGKPFIDTAESSWDRTLHDPHVPNPFLGETAEDVNQWYQERYEAGIDDELQHAIEKPYIEASEGGPRPDTVSKATSKAKDKEETESKDAVSGASQHEHKMPNPMPKEEIERGRDTVSGPTAPH
- a CDS encoding chromate transporter — translated: MYEKMLKDSKSKRQMLVKLFWSTFYLSAFTFGGGYVIITLMKKTFVDDYGWIEEDEMLDLVAIAQSSPGAIAVNGAIVIGYKLAGFVGILVSVLGTILPPMLIISVIALFYQQFIQNFWVKALLEGMQAGVAAVIAGVVLDMVADVWRRKQPILVIIMLAAFIANYFFSVNIIYIILSCIGLGLVYSWLQSRKGR
- a CDS encoding helix-turn-helix domain-containing protein, coding for MFSDNLTFYRRKKKLTQADLGKHLNVSPKTIGSWERGRTEPSLKMLEALANYFNISIDTLLGYSGYKKTI
- a CDS encoding metallophosphoesterase yields the protein MKFLHLSDTHYLDNYQGEFEVFGIDYEPHEKLFHALETFDFNSVDFVVNTGDLIHDGGVEDYQALDRILRSYMPEDMPLYYVLGNHDNKAAFYQALYGKEADEGLNYVVDFQGYRLIIIDTAEQSRHHGIISKELEAWVADQLATPSEKGTLLFHHHPLLIGWEPGVIETEISDSYLDLLEQSDVRGIFTGHLHENRHAMVRNIPQHTAASLAFGLEQVGDVAFFTDQLGYSVVEVNDETIDVFTKTTNPVTTRYIQQVL
- a CDS encoding aryl-sulfate sulfotransferase, with the protein product MYLKGRIIIKFIILLALCLLAGCHQLDQQSQSISDYKEIYQPVNDQVFSGREILSLNDQVQDLELSYYDEGVQATITDQIKTLQDKHKSYDDGLFIMNPFGTFTQSIYSYLPDPDQDIDKVTYTIQSETSDTLTFEPVNYSQDPSAYEFTMIGLVPGEDNQLTISLYDEEETKLTDYQFDISAPEIQASDYQSKMEVLYDSGEELTDGFYASMGSDQDNAKFSYLYDNNGLIRSELVSDGGRLENYQFLDKKHLLIKVSNNKMAVLNGLGQPVRIYELPELSVHHDFIVNEKKDGAFLLTSNVHADTIEDTISYLDLRTGESQELIDLKEIFPNYFEPVMATHHNRAETEIENYLTDYPDQGLQDIDYSDDNLTLFDEEGNLSNLDWIHINAIDVLNRDELILSSRETSSIIKLSNIFDQVQVDYIIGPEAVWEGTGYEYYLLNPDSDFKPTGGQHSVRFQSNAIDDGLYNLTLFDNNYWRLDTRDDLIINLPQTMSQEFDPEEPDAYSYFYNFRVNEVDGSYDLVQSFPVPYSSIVSSAQVYKGNYITTSGMSNILGEYNPQGQLIRQFQFYIPRWSYRLIKLDLQDFFYENIL
- a CDS encoding IS3 family transposase (programmed frameshift) gives rise to the protein MSKYSLEFKLNLVGDYIAKKGSYRTLANKAGIDPSILRRWVNNYYEFGVDGLKKRRTQQVYTVEFKLNAIELYESTEMSYRELANSLNMNNPSLIANWRRAYHERGLDGLSARKGRPPKVSKKKSQINQIKDSSETNQLSEAKIKELEQRITDLEIENKFLKGLRRRVAQKSQARKEEIVTEITRLHDEKYALKDILSVLKFPKSTYFYWKNKDEEIDKDADLKEEMKDIRETHKDYGYRRMRAELLSRGYKVSKNKVQRLMKIMGIQVTSYTRKTRKYNSYKGTIGEIAPNRINRRFDSTIPYQKITTDTTEFKYYYADDSGNYQTGKLYLDPYMDLFNREIISFKITHQPNGQSMLEGLQAAIEASKLCPYRRTFHSDQGWAYQMKSYTRLLKDHRIFQSMSRKGNCLDNSPMENFFSLLKQEVYYGRTYHSFEELAQAIEDFIIYYNGERIKEKLDFRSPIEFRLHHASFAA
- a CDS encoding chromate transporter is translated as MIYLQLLISFLKVGAFSFGGGYAALPLIQEEIVENYAWLSMQEFTDLITISQMTPGPIAINSATFVGTKLAGPLGAIVATLGSVLPSIIIVSIIARLYFKYRNLSLLQNVLVALRPAVVAMIAAAGLLIMISAFWGEAPIQLATINLVAVAIFGLALGILIRYKVNPIIIIILAGICNVIYQAVMTVV
- a CDS encoding YdcF family protein; translation: MKKKLLIGGSAFAALAIGLRYIYKHLDQGQAPQVSDLIIVAEGPAVERAEKAVQLLKAAYSRAEKNIVSPRYTDVGEDLFAGYQQLGAERENLIEENQATSTWTNATTSLDLMDDLGYHSAIVVTSDYHMRRTRLAFQRANRDYGFQLTYVSAYYQGQPYPKHPYTQKMALQELYKYIGYCLHLYHWIDL